Proteins from a single region of Hordeum vulgare subsp. vulgare chromosome 6H, MorexV3_pseudomolecules_assembly, whole genome shotgun sequence:
- the LOC123404129 gene encoding uncharacterized protein LOC123404129 has translation MALLQDSVPFPEFNAALILLRQVKASFDLAVYDEFLDLLGSFYRGERSDSRAVHARLFAIIESHPDLARRLGAFLRDPFQHEAVPVRDDPPKRPKRERRHPPAASVDPDCAGAMRFLERVKQADAGLYDRVLALLFHVGTEVTLDANQIYDEAREIFGSAHRHLLRGFTEYLPTGRDFLRRRPKKEPPEQRRAPAPKRKGPAAAIPDDAAGKKKRKTTSRRASPAAVDASKGDDKFAKFREAWEFETAYTNLVVTMRRTKKALEELKPKPKKKSREEAEPPEEVKPSAGHHVRPRTFEELYPGRECREVLQEMYGDKLEPMREALEDGARTELALRTIQRRLKKLEQVAVQMTRERRDPARVEGRMYKLAVDRVVHLPGQREAASNPVGPCESLAGMSETKIVLDQDCR, from the coding sequence ATGGCGCTACTTCAAGACAGTGTTCCTTTCCCCGAGTTCAACGCCGCCCTGATCCTCCTGCGGCAGGTCAAAGCAAGCTTCGATCTGGCCGTCTACGATGAGTTCCTCGACCTCCTCGGGAGCTTCTACAGGGGCGAGAGATCCGACTCCCGCGCCGTCCACGCCAGGCTGTTCGCCATCATCGAGAGCCATCCCGACCTTGCTCGACGCCTCGGCGCCTTCTTGCGCGACCCCTTCCAGCACGAAGCCGTGCCCGTCCGCGATGATCCGCCGAAGCGGCCCAAGAGGGAGCGCCGCCACCCACCCGCCGCCTCCGTCGACCCCGACTGTGCCGGCGCCATGCGGTTCCTCGAGCGGGTGAAGCAGGCGGACGCCGGACTCTACGACAGGGTCCTCGCGCTGCTCTTCCACGTCGGGACGGAGGTCACCCTCGACGCGAATCAAATCTACGACGAGGCCCGGGAGATTTTCGGGTCGGCGCACAGGCATCTCCTCCGCGGTTTCACGGAGTACCTTCCGACAGGGCGCGACTTCCTGAGGCGTCGCCCGAAGAAGGAGCCGCCGGAACAGCGCCGTGCTCCTGCACCCAAGCGCAAGGGCCCCGCCGCCGCGATACCCGACGACGCCGCCGGCAAGAAGAAACGCAAGACGACCAGCCGACGCGCCTCCCCCGCCGCCGTCGATGCCTCGAAGGGCGACGACAAATTCGCCAAGTTTAGGGAGGCGTGGGAGTTCGAGACCGCGTACACCAACCTGGTGGTCACCATGAGACGCACCAAGAAAGCACTGGAAGAACTCAAGCCAAAGCCAAAGAAGAAATCACGGGAAGAAGCCGAGCCACCGGAAGAAGTCAAGCCGTCGGCGGGCCACCACGTGCGGCCGCGTACGTTCGAGGAACTCTACCCCGGCCGCGAGTGCCGGGAGGTTCTCCAGGAGATGTACGGCGACAAGTTGGAGCCGATGCGGGAGGCGCTCGAGGATGGCGCGCGAACCGAGCTGGCTCTCAGGACGATCCAGCGCCGGCTGAAGAAGCTGGAGCAGGTGGCCGTGCAGATGACGAGGGAGCGGCGGGATCCCGCCCGAGTTGAGGGCCGGatgtacaagcttgccgtagatCGAGTGGTGCACCTTCCGGGTCAAAGAGAAGCGGCAAGCAATCCTGTTGGCCCGTGCGAGAGCCTGGCCGGCATGTCTGAGACCAAGATTGTCCTGGACCAAGATTGCCGGTGA